The Proteiniborus sp. DW1 sequence TTAAAAAAGTTATTAGAGAAGAGGATGAAAGGATTTTGCCTACAAGACTTTGCGAACAGATTAAGTACTGTCTTGAAGGTGTTGTAGATAGTGGTACAGCAAAGAATATTGATTTGTCAGGTATTGGTGATGCTGCAGGTAAAACAGGTTCAGCAGAAAACAATAAAAATAATACTCATGCTTGGTTCTCAGGATATTTTCCAAGGGAAAACCCTAGATATGTAATAACAGTTTTTATAGAAGAGGGTGGTTCAGGCGGAATAATAGCTGTACCCATATTCGAGGAAATAGCAAAGAGTATTTTTGATATTGATTTAAAGTAAAGTGTACGTGCACACAAAGATAAGCGCCTTCATATAATTAATTATAGTGCATTATATTATGGAGGTGTTTGCTTTAATGCTAGCAACTGTATTAGCAAGCCTAAGCTTTATTGTCAAGCCTGTTCTGCCTTTAATTGGATATGTTTCTAGTAGTAGCTCTTTTCCAAAACCTCTTTCTCAGGAAGAAGAAGAACATTATTTAATGCTTTATGAACAAGGAGATGAGGAAGCAAAGAATGTTTTGGTAGAAAGAAATTTAAGATTAGTTGCTCATATAGTAAAGAAATATCATAATACTGGAAGAGAAATAGATGACTTAATATCCATTGGTACCATAGGTCTTATAAAAGCTATAACTACATTTGATAGGTGTAAAGGTACAAGGTTAGCAACATATGCTGCAAGATGTATAGATAACGAGATCTTGATGACTATACGTGCATGTAAGAAGACTAAGTCGGAAGTTTCTCTCCATGACCCTATAGGAGTAGATAAGGAAGGCAATGAGCTTTCATTAATTGATATTATGGGAACTGAGCCGGATGAGGTGCTAGATGAGGTAGATTTAAAGATACAAGTTAAA is a genomic window containing:
- the sigK gene encoding RNA polymerase sporulation sigma factor SigK, producing MLATVLASLSFIVKPVLPLIGYVSSSSSFPKPLSQEEEEHYLMLYEQGDEEAKNVLVERNLRLVAHIVKKYHNTGREIDDLISIGTIGLIKAITTFDRCKGTRLATYAARCIDNEILMTIRACKKTKSEVSLHDPIGVDKEGNELSLIDIMGTEPDEVLDEVDLKIQVKKLYAKMNKVLKDREKTIIQLRYGLINGGCKTQREIAKMLGISRSYVSRIEKRAIKKLNKALM